Proteins encoded together in one Cicer arietinum cultivar CDC Frontier isolate Library 1 chromosome 4, Cicar.CDCFrontier_v2.0, whole genome shotgun sequence window:
- the LOC140920057 gene encoding secreted RxLR effector protein 161-like, protein MAGLQSANPVDTPLEVNVKYHRDEGDLLSDPLLYRQLVGSLNYLTITRPDISFAVQQVSQFMHSPRHLHLVAVRRIIRYLLGTSQRGLFFPVGTIPKLIAYSDADWAGCPDTRRSVTGWCMFLGSSLISWKSKKQARVSKSSTESEYRAMSTTCSEIIWLHGLLAELGFPQTEPTSLYADNTNCHSIREAYDNQIISIPHINTQFQVADILTKAVPRPHHQFLVSKLMLLDQPHQFEGGCESGNK, encoded by the exons ATGGCGGGCCTACAATCAGCTAATCCGgtagatactcctcttgaggtTAATGTGAAATATCACCGCGATGAGGGTGATCTATTGTCGGATCCCTTATTGTATCGACAACTTGTGGGTAgtcttaattatttgacaattacTCGCCCTGACATATCATTTGCTGTTCAACAAGTAAGTCAGTTCATGCACTCTCCTCGCCACCTTCACTTGGTAGCAGTTCGTCGCATAATTCGCTATTTGCTAGGTACCTCTCAACGAGGTCTCTTTTTTCCCGTTGGCAcaattcccaaattgattgcctatagtgatgctgattgggcagggTGTCCCGACACTCGGCGATCAGTCACCGGTTGGTGCATGTTTCTCGGTTCTTCACTGATATCATggaaaagtaagaaacaagCAAGAGTCTCTAAATCCTCTACAGAATCAGAGTATCGTGCTATGTCTACTACTTGTTCTGAGATAATTTGGCTTCATGGTCTTTTGGCTGAACTTGGATTCCCTCAAACAGAGCCGACGTCTCTCTATGCCGACAATAcaa ATTGTCACTCTATCCGTGAGGCCTATGATAATCAGATTATATCCATCCCTCACATCAATACTCAGTTTCAAGTTGCAGACATTCTTACCAAAGCTGTTCCTCGCCCGCACCATCAGTTTCTAGTTAGCAAATTGATGCTTCTTGACCAGCCGCATCAATTTGAGGGGGGATGTGAATcaggaaataaataa
- the LOC113784867 gene encoding uncharacterized protein, producing MLVFMEDSQLKFKSSMEPFLQVLVRLNSTPDALFQSDAVKYAFIGLMRDLRGIAMATNSRRTYGFLFDWLYPAHMPILLKGLSHYAEVPEVCYIFFIRCCFLGDHKVTDAI from the exons ATGTTGGTGTTCATGGAAGATAGCCAATTGAAATTCAAATCTTCAATGGAACCTTTCCTACAG GTTTTGGTTAGATTGAATTCAACACCCGATGCATTATTCCAATCAGATGCTGTGAAATATGCATTTATTGGGTTGATGCGTGACCTTCGAGGAATAGCAATGGCAACTAATAG TCGAAGAACATATGGGTTCCTTTTTGATTGGCTTTATCCTGCGCACATGCCAATTCTTTTGAAAGGCCTTTCACATTATGCTGAAGTTCCAGAGGTATGCTACATATTTTTCATTCGCTGCTGTTTTCTGGGTGATCACAAAGTAACTGATGCAATTTGA